One stretch of Pandoraea oxalativorans DNA includes these proteins:
- the ptsN gene encoding PTS IIA-like nitrogen regulatory protein PtsN has translation MNRLAKLILESNILLGLSVTSKKRLFEQVGLLFENNAGLSRAVVTDNLFARERLGSTGLGEGVAIPHGRIKGLKFPAAAFIRLEEAIPFEAPDGQPVSLLFVLLVPEQATQQHLEILSEIAQLLSDPEMRSILINAPSANDVHAALTNWKP, from the coding sequence ATGAACCGTTTAGCCAAACTCATACTCGAGTCCAACATCCTGCTTGGACTGTCCGTTACCAGCAAGAAGCGCCTGTTCGAACAGGTCGGCCTCCTCTTCGAGAACAATGCCGGGCTTTCTCGCGCTGTGGTAACCGACAATCTGTTCGCCCGTGAGCGTCTCGGCTCGACGGGTCTTGGCGAAGGTGTCGCGATTCCGCATGGACGCATCAAAGGCCTGAAGTTTCCGGCCGCCGCGTTCATCCGCCTGGAAGAGGCCATTCCGTTCGAAGCGCCCGACGGTCAGCCCGTCTCCCTCCTGTTCGTGTTGCTCGTGCCCGAGCAAGCGACGCAGCAGCACCTCGAGATCCTGTCCGAAATTGCGCAGTTGCTCTCGGACCCCGAGATGCGCAGTATCCTGATCAACGCGCCCAGCGCCAACGATGTCCACGCCGCGCTGACGAACTGGAAGCCCTGA
- the hpf gene encoding ribosome hibernation-promoting factor, HPF/YfiA family, producing MNLKISGHHLELTPSLREFVVNKLNRVLNHFDQLIGAEVILSVDKTKEKSGRQIASVTVFLKGKEIFVEKCDENMYAAIDKLIDMLDRKVMQYKDKVQDHGREAIKHHELPPEAEPLQ from the coding sequence ATGAATCTGAAGATCAGTGGACACCATCTCGAACTCACGCCGTCGCTGCGCGAATTTGTCGTCAACAAGCTTAACCGCGTGTTGAATCATTTCGACCAGCTCATTGGCGCCGAGGTGATCCTCTCTGTCGACAAGACCAAGGAGAAGAGCGGACGCCAGATCGCGAGCGTCACGGTGTTTCTCAAGGGCAAGGAAATTTTCGTCGAGAAGTGTGACGAGAATATGTATGCCGCCATCGACAAGCTGATCGACATGCTCGACCGCAAGGTAATGCAGTACAAGGATAAGGTTCAGGATCACGGTCGCGAAGCCATCAAGCACCACGAACTTCCTCCAGAGGCGGAACCGCTGCAATAG
- a CDS encoding RNA polymerase factor sigma-54 — MKPTLQLRTSQHLTLTPQLQQSIRLLQLSTLELQQEVEHALTQNPMLEREDDWLAGSVRVGTDGSLRNERGSSSSGSNDNGPDAANGHDEARELDGEARFDDNAPDNGSDWSLNDFARSGSASDDDDNARPQLHVDHPNLREHLLAQLRLTKASPRDRALVEFLIESLDEDGYLGSLLDEIQAEMPEELALETEEINAALALLQSFDPAGVGARSPAECLRLQLQRLPASAVRTLSLRIVTDHLELLAARDYTRLRRLLGVGEDGLRAAHQLIRSLDPFPGSAYGAPQADYVVPDVLVRKQGSGWTAELNPEVMPRLRINEMYARILRNNRNDPGTGNLQQQLQEARWLIKNIQQRFDTILRVAQAIVERQKNFFTHGEIGMRPLVLREIADTLGLHESTISRVTTSKYMLTPFGTFELKYFFGSHVATEAGGAASSTAIRALIKQLIGAEDPQSPLSDSRIAELLAEQGFVVARRTVAKYREAMRIPAVNLRKSL; from the coding sequence ATGAAACCGACTCTTCAACTCCGCACCTCGCAGCACCTGACCCTCACGCCGCAGTTGCAGCAATCGATCCGGTTGTTGCAACTGTCGACGCTCGAACTTCAGCAGGAAGTCGAGCACGCCCTCACCCAGAACCCGATGCTCGAACGCGAGGACGATTGGCTCGCCGGTTCGGTACGTGTGGGCACAGACGGGTCGCTACGCAACGAGCGAGGTTCGTCGTCCAGCGGTTCGAACGACAACGGCCCCGACGCCGCTAACGGTCACGACGAAGCACGCGAACTCGATGGCGAGGCCCGCTTCGACGACAACGCGCCGGATAACGGCAGCGACTGGAGCCTGAACGACTTCGCCCGCTCCGGCAGCGCATCGGACGACGACGACAATGCGCGTCCGCAGCTGCACGTCGACCATCCCAATCTGCGTGAACATCTGCTGGCTCAACTGCGCCTGACCAAGGCCTCACCGCGCGACCGCGCGCTGGTGGAATTCCTGATCGAATCCCTGGACGAAGACGGCTACCTTGGTAGCCTGCTCGACGAGATTCAGGCCGAAATGCCCGAGGAGCTGGCGCTCGAAACGGAAGAGATCAACGCGGCGCTGGCGCTACTGCAAAGTTTCGACCCGGCGGGCGTGGGCGCCCGCAGCCCGGCCGAGTGCCTGCGCCTGCAGCTTCAGCGACTGCCCGCAAGCGCTGTGCGTACGCTGTCGCTGCGCATCGTCACCGATCACCTGGAACTGCTGGCCGCGCGCGATTACACGCGTTTGCGCCGCCTGCTGGGTGTCGGCGAAGACGGCCTGCGCGCCGCGCATCAGCTGATTCGTTCGCTGGACCCGTTCCCGGGCTCGGCTTACGGCGCGCCCCAGGCCGACTACGTCGTGCCGGACGTGCTGGTACGCAAGCAGGGGAGCGGCTGGACGGCGGAGCTGAATCCGGAAGTGATGCCGCGTCTACGCATCAACGAGATGTATGCGCGCATTCTCCGAAATAACCGGAACGATCCGGGAACCGGCAACCTCCAACAGCAGTTGCAGGAAGCGCGCTGGCTGATCAAGAACATCCAGCAACGCTTCGATACGATCCTGCGGGTGGCGCAAGCCATTGTCGAGCGTCAAAAGAACTTCTTCACGCATGGCGAAATCGGCATGCGGCCCTTGGTTTTACGCGAGATTGCTGATACGCTGGGTTTACATGAATCCACGATTTCACGGGTGACAACGAGTAAGTACATGCTCACTCCATTTGGAACCTTCGAGCTTAAGTACTTCTTCGGATCGCACGTGGCAACGGAAGCCGGAGGCGCTGCGTCATCGACCGCTATCCGCGCACTCATCAAGCAACTCATAGGAGCAGAAGACCCGCAGAGCCCCCTTTCCGATAGCCGTATCGCGGAACTGCTGGCAGAGCAAGGTTTTGTGGTGGCGCGGCGCACTGTCGCGAAGTACCGCGAGGCCATGCGAATCCCCGCAGTGAACTTGCGCAAATCTTTGTAG
- the lptB gene encoding LPS export ABC transporter ATP-binding protein has product MNPGAGPVGKPSALVVRSLKKQYGARTVVKDVSLDVKSGEVVGLLGPNGAGKTTSFYMIVGLVPADDGEIQLDGNLISELPIHERARMGVSYLPQEASVFRKLTVEDNIRAVLELQVDAQGKPLKRDEIERRIEALLDELQVGHLRENPAMSLSGGERRRVEIARALATQPRFILLDEPFAGVDPIAVLEIQRIVRFLKDRGIGVLITDHNVRETLGICDHAYIISEGSVLAAGTPDQIVADESVRRVYLGENFRM; this is encoded by the coding sequence ATCAACCCGGGCGCAGGCCCGGTGGGCAAGCCCAGCGCGCTCGTCGTGCGCTCGCTCAAGAAGCAGTACGGCGCGCGTACCGTCGTTAAGGATGTGTCGCTCGACGTGAAGAGCGGCGAGGTCGTGGGTCTGCTTGGCCCGAATGGCGCGGGCAAGACAACGTCGTTCTACATGATCGTGGGGCTGGTGCCTGCCGACGACGGCGAAATCCAGCTCGACGGCAACCTCATCAGCGAACTGCCGATCCACGAGCGCGCCCGCATGGGCGTCTCGTATCTGCCGCAGGAAGCGTCGGTATTTCGCAAGCTCACGGTCGAAGACAACATTCGCGCCGTGCTTGAATTGCAGGTCGATGCACAGGGCAAGCCCCTCAAGCGCGACGAAATCGAACGCCGCATCGAAGCCCTGCTCGACGAGCTTCAGGTGGGCCATCTGCGCGAGAATCCGGCGATGTCGCTCTCGGGCGGCGAGCGTCGTCGCGTCGAAATCGCACGCGCCCTGGCCACACAACCGCGATTTATATTGCTCGACGAACCGTTCGCGGGCGTCGACCCGATCGCCGTGCTGGAAATCCAGCGGATCGTGCGCTTTCTCAAGGACCGAGGCATCGGTGTCCTGATTACCGACCACAACGTGCGCGAGACGCTGGGTATCTGCGATCACGCGTACATCATCAGCGAAGGCTCGGTGCTCGCCGCAGGCACGCCTGACCAGATCGTCGCCGACGAAAGCGTCCGCCGCGTCTATCTGGGCGAAAATTTCCGGATGTAA
- the lptA gene encoding lipopolysaccharide transport periplasmic protein LptA — protein MTDRLSLRPASVSLRALRALATAFAVLGALAAPLAHAERADRDKPLNIESNHMSYDDLKQVNIFTGNVTMTKGTILLKADRVEVTQDPEGYQYATAYYKPGGPLAYMRQKRDGIDEYIDGWGETIYYNGKTEVATLTTRATLKRLAGGTKVLDEIHGSVITYDTYNEVYTANSGADQVTPNNPNGRVRATLAPRNATGAQAPAPAPAPGAAPKGDLPPLSPSKNIGNPRE, from the coding sequence ATGACCGATCGCCTTTCACTGCGACCCGCCTCCGTATCGCTGCGCGCGCTTCGCGCGCTGGCCACCGCCTTCGCCGTCCTTGGCGCGCTGGCCGCGCCGCTGGCTCACGCCGAACGCGCCGACCGCGACAAGCCGCTCAATATCGAGTCGAACCACATGAGCTATGACGACCTGAAGCAGGTCAACATATTCACCGGCAACGTGACGATGACCAAGGGGACGATTCTCCTGAAGGCCGATCGCGTCGAAGTGACTCAGGATCCGGAGGGTTATCAGTACGCCACGGCTTACTACAAGCCGGGTGGCCCGCTCGCCTACATGCGTCAGAAGCGCGACGGCATCGACGAGTACATCGACGGCTGGGGCGAGACCATCTATTACAACGGCAAGACCGAAGTCGCCACGCTGACCACGCGGGCCACGCTCAAGCGTCTGGCCGGCGGTACGAAGGTGCTCGACGAGATTCACGGCAGCGTGATCACGTACGACACCTACAATGAGGTCTACACCGCCAACAGCGGTGCCGATCAGGTCACCCCCAACAATCCGAACGGCCGCGTGCGCGCTACGCTCGCCCCTCGCAACGCCACGGGCGCACAGGCGCCGGCGCCGGCGCCGGCACCGGGTGCCGCGCCCAAGGGCGACCTGCCGCCGCTGTCGCCTTCCAAGAACATCGGGAATCCGCGTGAGTAA
- the lptC gene encoding LPS export ABC transporter periplasmic protein LptC → MAIQRVSPASLIAIAVLASLAAGTYWLVQRTLPSDADRAPYVKQHIPDYYADDMVISMLAPNGVTQYRVNAVHMTHFEDDQTTAMTMPAVRAFTPDQPEVTATSKRGTLNADMSIVDLYDDAVVVRQPGPRDPEMRALSEHFQVLVNEDIVRTEKPVQLFRGSSVMYGDGMIFNNISRAVQLLGNVHGTIQPAELGAKRPPPSGQSAAPAASRAPSQTPQGPKTP, encoded by the coding sequence ATGGCCATCCAACGCGTCTCGCCCGCTTCGCTGATCGCGATCGCCGTCCTGGCAAGCCTTGCGGCCGGCACCTACTGGCTCGTGCAGCGCACGCTGCCGTCCGACGCCGACCGCGCGCCGTACGTGAAGCAGCACATCCCCGATTACTACGCCGACGACATGGTGATCTCGATGCTTGCGCCCAACGGGGTGACGCAGTACCGCGTCAACGCCGTCCACATGACGCACTTCGAAGACGACCAGACCACGGCCATGACGATGCCGGCCGTGCGCGCCTTCACGCCGGACCAGCCCGAGGTGACCGCCACGAGCAAGCGTGGCACGCTCAACGCCGATATGTCGATCGTCGATCTGTACGACGACGCGGTCGTGGTGCGTCAGCCGGGGCCGCGCGATCCCGAAATGCGTGCGCTGTCCGAGCACTTCCAGGTGCTCGTGAACGAAGACATCGTGCGCACCGAAAAGCCGGTGCAGCTCTTCCGCGGGTCGTCCGTGATGTATGGCGACGGCATGATTTTCAATAACATCTCGCGCGCCGTACAATTGCTCGGCAATGTTCACGGCACGATCCAGCCGGCGGAACTGGGCGCCAAGCGCCCGCCGCCGTCCGGCCAGTCCGCTGCGCCGGCCGCCTCACGCGCGCCATCTCAGACTCCTCAGGGCCCCAAGACCCCATGA
- a CDS encoding KdsC family phosphatase, with protein sequence MVFDVDGVLTDGGLRYGPTGEVIKTFDSLDGHGLKLLGEAGIVTAIITGRQSDIVAKRAADLRVVHVYQGVHDKRTAFEDLCAKVGVTADVCGHIGDDWPDLPVLTRVGFAACPANAHIEVKARCHWIASTRGGEGAARELCDFILRAQGRYDALLAEAIA encoded by the coding sequence ATGGTGTTCGACGTCGATGGCGTGCTGACCGACGGCGGCCTGCGCTACGGCCCGACCGGCGAAGTCATCAAGACCTTCGATTCGCTCGACGGCCACGGTCTGAAGCTGCTGGGCGAAGCCGGCATCGTCACCGCCATCATCACGGGACGTCAGTCGGATATCGTCGCCAAACGCGCGGCGGATCTGCGCGTCGTGCACGTCTATCAGGGCGTGCACGACAAGCGCACCGCATTTGAAGACCTGTGCGCCAAAGTCGGCGTGACGGCCGACGTCTGCGGGCATATCGGCGACGACTGGCCCGACCTGCCCGTGCTCACGCGCGTGGGCTTTGCCGCCTGCCCGGCCAATGCGCACATCGAAGTGAAGGCACGCTGTCACTGGATCGCGAGTACGCGCGGTGGCGAAGGTGCCGCACGCGAGTTGTGCGACTTCATCTTGCGCGCGCAGGGGCGTTACGACGCCTTGCTCGCCGAAGCCATCGCCTGA
- a CDS encoding KpsF/GutQ family sugar-phosphate isomerase gives MIAKINSGRALEVAREVLRTEADAIERVSAHLDDSFFKAVSLLLACRGRVVVTGMGKSGHIGRKLAATFASTGTPAFFVHPAEASHGDLGMITADDVVVALSNSGETGELVSILPMIKRIGAKLIAMTGNAASSLGRLSDVHLDAHVEKEACPLGLAPTASTTAALALGDALAVTLLDARGFGAEDFARSHPGGALGRRLLTFVRDVMRTGDAVPRVRSDANLSDALIEMTAKGLGMTAIVDADDRVVGIFTDGDLRRLFKRTLDFTSLKLADVMKADPRTIDPDKLAAEAAELMERFGIMQLLVTENGRLVGALNVHDLFAAKVV, from the coding sequence ATGATAGCGAAAATCAATTCAGGCCGGGCACTAGAGGTCGCCCGGGAGGTGTTGCGCACTGAAGCCGACGCCATCGAACGCGTGTCCGCACACCTCGACGACAGCTTCTTCAAAGCGGTCTCGCTGCTGCTTGCCTGCCGCGGGCGCGTCGTCGTCACCGGGATGGGCAAGTCCGGCCACATCGGCCGCAAACTCGCTGCCACGTTCGCCAGCACCGGCACCCCCGCATTCTTCGTTCACCCTGCAGAAGCCAGCCACGGCGATTTGGGCATGATCACGGCGGATGACGTGGTCGTCGCCCTGTCCAACTCCGGCGAAACGGGTGAGCTCGTCAGCATCCTGCCGATGATCAAGCGCATCGGCGCGAAGCTCATCGCCATGACCGGCAACGCCGCATCGAGCCTTGGCCGTCTGTCCGACGTGCATCTCGACGCACACGTCGAGAAAGAAGCCTGCCCGCTGGGCCTCGCGCCCACCGCCAGCACCACGGCCGCCCTCGCTCTGGGCGACGCGCTCGCCGTCACGCTGCTCGACGCACGCGGCTTCGGCGCGGAAGACTTCGCCCGCTCGCATCCCGGGGGGGCATTGGGCCGCCGGCTGCTGACCTTCGTGCGCGATGTCATGCGTACCGGCGACGCCGTGCCGCGCGTGCGCTCCGACGCCAATCTCTCCGACGCGCTAATCGAGATGACCGCCAAGGGTCTCGGCATGACCGCCATCGTGGATGCCGACGATCGCGTCGTCGGTATCTTTACCGACGGCGACTTGCGTCGTTTGTTCAAGCGTACACTCGATTTCACCTCGCTGAAGCTGGCCGACGTGATGAAGGCCGATCCGCGCACCATCGATCCGGACAAGCTCGCCGCAGAAGCCGCCGAACTGATGGAACGCTTCGGCATCATGCAGTTGCTCGTGACGGAGAACGGCCGCCTTGTCGGCGCGCTGAACGTCCACGACCTGTTCGCCGCCAAGGTCGTGTGA
- a CDS encoding monovalent cation:proton antiporter family protein, whose amino-acid sequence MASPLELTLVLLFAACVGVVLFRMLHLPPMLGYLSVGIVIGPHALGLAADSQRVQYLAEFGVVFLMFSIGIEFSLPKLKSMRRVVLGLGVSQVLGTLLVAVGLGALVNLFWSFSWQASVALGGALAMSSTAIVTKMLAERLELETEHGRNIMGVLLFQDLAVVPLLIVISALGGNSKALVLALSLAALKITGALALLLWIGQKLVGRWFHIVAARRSQELFMLNLLLLTLGLAYITEHLGLSMALGAFIAGMLIAETPFRHQVEDDIKPFRDVLLGLFFITTGMLLNPSIVLKQPLLVLLFFVGPLIVKFTLIAGLARLFGSPPGTAIRTGLGLAQAGEFGFVLLNLVIDRSLLDPSLSQAVLAGMLLSMLCAPFLIINADRVALRFVANEWMMQSLQMTKIATQSIKTSGHVIICGYGRCGQNLARMLEQEGIGYVALDLDPDRVMEAASSGETVVFGDAARREALVAAGIHRAAGIVVTYDSTPAALKVLAQVQALEPTLPVVVRTVDDTHIDDLIAAGATEVVPEIVEGSLMLASHALVLMGVPMRRVLRRVAQARNERYSLLRGYFHGLDDEDEGGEREQVRLQSVPLTLNAAAVGRTLGELRLDKLGVTVTAIRRHGIRGVEPVAETRLMAEDIVVLRGLPDKLVAAETRLLGHP is encoded by the coding sequence ATGGCATCGCCGCTCGAACTCACTCTCGTCTTGTTGTTTGCCGCCTGCGTCGGGGTGGTGCTGTTTCGCATGCTCCATCTGCCGCCGATGCTGGGCTATCTCAGCGTGGGCATCGTCATCGGCCCGCATGCGCTGGGGCTGGCGGCCGATTCGCAGCGCGTGCAGTACCTCGCGGAGTTCGGCGTCGTTTTCCTGATGTTCTCCATCGGCATCGAATTCTCGTTGCCCAAGCTAAAGAGCATGAGACGGGTGGTGCTCGGACTCGGCGTTTCACAGGTGCTCGGGACGTTGCTCGTCGCCGTCGGGCTGGGCGCACTCGTCAACCTGTTCTGGTCGTTCTCATGGCAGGCCTCGGTGGCGCTGGGCGGCGCGCTGGCCATGTCTTCGACGGCCATCGTCACCAAGATGCTCGCCGAGCGGCTCGAACTGGAGACGGAGCACGGCCGCAACATCATGGGCGTGCTGCTGTTTCAGGATCTGGCCGTGGTGCCGCTGCTGATCGTGATCTCCGCGCTGGGCGGCAACTCGAAGGCGCTGGTGCTCGCCTTGTCGCTGGCGGCGCTCAAGATCACCGGCGCATTGGCGTTGCTCCTCTGGATTGGGCAAAAACTCGTCGGCCGCTGGTTCCACATCGTGGCCGCGCGACGCTCACAAGAGCTCTTCATGCTCAACCTGCTGTTGCTCACGCTGGGCCTGGCCTACATCACCGAGCATCTGGGGCTGTCGATGGCGCTGGGCGCGTTCATCGCGGGCATGCTGATTGCCGAGACGCCGTTTCGCCATCAGGTGGAAGACGACATCAAGCCGTTTCGCGACGTGCTGCTCGGCTTGTTCTTCATCACGACCGGCATGCTGCTCAATCCGAGCATCGTGCTCAAGCAGCCGTTGCTCGTGCTGTTGTTCTTCGTCGGTCCGCTGATCGTCAAATTCACGCTCATCGCGGGGCTGGCGCGTCTGTTCGGCAGCCCGCCGGGCACGGCGATCCGCACCGGGCTGGGGCTGGCGCAGGCGGGTGAGTTCGGCTTCGTGCTGCTCAATCTCGTGATCGACCGGAGTCTGCTCGACCCGTCGCTGTCGCAGGCGGTGCTCGCGGGGATGTTGCTCTCGATGTTGTGCGCGCCGTTCCTCATCATCAACGCCGACCGCGTTGCGCTGCGCTTCGTCGCCAACGAATGGATGATGCAGTCGTTGCAGATGACCAAGATCGCGACGCAGAGCATCAAGACGTCGGGGCACGTGATCATCTGCGGCTACGGTCGATGCGGTCAGAACCTCGCGCGCATGCTGGAGCAGGAGGGCATCGGGTACGTGGCGCTCGACCTCGACCCCGACCGCGTGATGGAGGCCGCCAGCTCCGGCGAGACCGTGGTGTTCGGCGACGCGGCCCGGCGCGAAGCGCTCGTCGCGGCAGGGATTCACCGGGCGGCGGGCATTGTGGTGACGTACGACAGCACGCCGGCGGCGCTCAAGGTACTCGCGCAGGTGCAGGCGCTGGAGCCGACGCTGCCCGTGGTCGTTCGCACGGTCGACGACACGCATATCGACGACCTCATCGCCGCCGGGGCCACCGAAGTCGTTCCGGAAATCGTGGAGGGCAGCCTGATGCTCGCCTCGCACGCGCTGGTGCTCATGGGCGTTCCGATGCGCCGGGTGTTGCGTCGGGTGGCGCAGGCGCGTAACGAGCGCTACAGCCTGTTGCGCGGCTACTTCCACGGGCTGGACGACGAAGACGAAGGCGGCGAGCGCGAACAGGTGCGCCTGCAATCGGTGCCGCTCACGCTCAATGCGGCGGCCGTCGGCCGTACGTTGGGCGAGCTTCGACTGGACAAACTCGGGGTGACGGTGACGGCGATCCGGCGGCACGGCATTCGCGGCGTGGAACCGGTGGCGGAGACGCGTCTGATGGCCGAGGACATCGTCGTACTGCGCGGCCTGCCCGACAAGCTGGTGGCGGCGGAGACGCGGCTGCTGGGGCACCCGTAG
- a CDS encoding adenine phosphoribosyltransferase, producing the protein MQIDESPAAYIKSQIRTVPDWPAPGVQFRDITPLLKNPRTLRVLIDVFVHRYMAQRPDYIAGLDARGFILGSILAYELNIGFIPIRKKGKLPYQTVAEEYELEYGSATVEIHADACGPGDRVLLIDDLVATGGTMLAGKKLLERLGATVIEGAAIVDLPELGGSKLIRDAGLDLFLLCSFEGH; encoded by the coding sequence GTGCAGATCGACGAGTCCCCTGCCGCCTATATCAAGAGCCAGATCCGCACCGTGCCGGACTGGCCCGCACCCGGCGTGCAGTTCCGCGACATCACTCCGTTGCTCAAGAACCCGCGCACTTTGCGGGTGCTCATCGATGTGTTCGTCCATCGCTATATGGCGCAACGCCCCGACTATATTGCGGGCCTCGATGCGCGCGGCTTCATTCTCGGCTCGATTCTCGCGTACGAGCTGAACATCGGATTCATCCCCATTCGCAAGAAGGGCAAGCTGCCCTATCAGACGGTCGCCGAAGAGTACGAGCTGGAATACGGCAGTGCGACGGTCGAGATTCACGCCGACGCCTGCGGTCCCGGCGACCGCGTGCTGCTGATCGACGATCTGGTCGCTACGGGCGGCACGATGCTCGCCGGTAAGAAGCTGCTGGAGCGCCTCGGCGCGACGGTCATCGAAGGGGCGGCCATCGTCGACCTGCCGGAGCTGGGCGGATCGAAGCTGATTCGCGATGCCGGACTGGACCTTTTTCTGCTGTGCTCGTTCGAAGGGCACTGA
- a CDS encoding LysE family translocator, protein MPNLWLFLLTSVAITLAPGPDNMQVIARGIAQGRRAGLAAAAGFTFGCLFHTTIAAVGLAAVLRSSPWAFETIKLLGAAYLIWIGIKALRARGALTLASDTEPQSLGAVFRQSVFANMLNPKVTLFFLVFLPQFVSADAAHPGWQMVLLGLVFMAQTIVVFSAYGWFAGVLGTWLKRRPGAGRWLDRVAGAIFVGLGLRVALQG, encoded by the coding sequence ATGCCCAATCTCTGGCTGTTCCTGCTGACCTCGGTGGCGATCACGCTTGCGCCGGGGCCCGATAACATGCAGGTCATCGCACGCGGTATCGCGCAGGGCCGCCGCGCTGGACTGGCGGCGGCGGCCGGTTTCACGTTCGGCTGCCTCTTCCACACGACGATTGCCGCAGTGGGCCTCGCGGCCGTGCTGCGCTCGTCGCCGTGGGCGTTCGAGACGATCAAGCTGCTCGGTGCGGCCTATCTCATCTGGATCGGCATCAAGGCGCTGCGTGCGCGCGGTGCGCTGACGCTGGCAAGCGACACCGAACCGCAGTCGCTCGGCGCCGTCTTCCGTCAGAGCGTGTTCGCGAACATGCTCAATCCGAAGGTCACGCTGTTCTTCCTCGTATTCCTGCCGCAATTCGTGAGTGCCGACGCCGCCCATCCGGGCTGGCAGATGGTGCTGCTCGGCCTCGTGTTCATGGCCCAGACCATCGTCGTGTTCAGCGCCTACGGCTGGTTCGCGGGCGTGCTGGGGACGTGGCTCAAGCGCCGTCCGGGGGCGGGGCGCTGGCTCGATCGTGTGGCCGGCGCGATCTTCGTCGGTCTGGGATTGCGTGTCGCGTTACAGGGGTAA
- a CDS encoding DeoR/GlpR family DNA-binding transcription regulator produces MLAEQRQQYVLEQLAKTGALAISDLVRELGVSRETVRRDLNTLAARGLLLMTHGGALAADRSEPDWTLRENVNAVGKRAIGVRAAELVHDGASVIIDYGTTTRAVAQALLSKHRLRIYTNDWQIARLLGRHHDNRVTLLGGELQDNEDAVQGWDAINQISQYHADFAFIGVGGVTEDGGITDFNRAAAELRARMLLCANVSAVVADHTKFGRVTPVRIRHFEAARYLISDAAPHKSMLAQLRARGPELLIA; encoded by the coding sequence ATGCTTGCCGAACAACGCCAACAATACGTGCTCGAACAACTTGCCAAGACCGGGGCGCTGGCCATCAGCGACCTGGTGCGGGAACTGGGTGTCTCGCGCGAGACCGTGCGACGCGACCTCAACACGCTCGCCGCGCGCGGTCTGCTGCTCATGACCCACGGCGGTGCGCTGGCCGCCGACCGGAGCGAGCCCGACTGGACGCTACGCGAGAACGTCAACGCCGTGGGCAAGCGCGCCATCGGCGTGCGCGCGGCAGAGCTGGTGCACGACGGCGCGTCGGTCATCATCGACTACGGCACGACCACGCGCGCCGTCGCACAGGCGCTGCTCTCCAAACACAGGCTTCGCATCTACACCAACGACTGGCAGATCGCGCGCCTGCTCGGCCGCCATCACGACAATCGCGTGACGCTGCTTGGCGGCGAGTTGCAGGACAACGAAGACGCCGTGCAGGGTTGGGACGCCATCAACCAGATTTCGCAATATCACGCAGACTTCGCGTTCATCGGGGTGGGCGGCGTGACCGAAGATGGCGGTATCACCGATTTCAACCGCGCGGCTGCCGAGCTGCGCGCACGCATGCTGCTGTGTGCGAACGTGTCGGCTGTCGTCGCGGATCACACCAAGTTCGGTCGCGTAACGCCCGTGCGTATCCGTCACTTCGAAGCGGCCCGCTACCTCATCAGCGACGCCGCCCCGCACAAGAGCATGCTGGCCCAGCTTCGCGCGCGCGGCCCGGAGTTGCTGATCGCCTGA